One stretch of Deinococcus fonticola DNA includes these proteins:
- a CDS encoding DUF1800 domain-containing protein: protein MTLTPYAQNLSPEDAAHFVRRTRFGGTDAEIRALVGKDARAVARAALDFDQTRAARNPFDPATGATPGAMIQLTRAGWLYEMIYGPHPLREKLALTWSNHFVVGTDKVRNESSLRQYLTLLRRHAATRRFEEFTLDVARTPAMLRYLDNDQNRKGKPNENFSRELLELFTTGIGHYTEKDVQEGARALSGWTFTGGRGNKNFLEEARFEYQKNRHDPGEKTYLGQTGKFEPQDIVRLAAQHPQTAVFIARKLHRAFVADTPDEKAVQGSAETFRRTHGDLRAVLEELLSSEAFYGSRQRIIRGPVEYIVGALRTLGRPELAAKRLVNLAQLSGRMGQQILEPDTVKGWDGGREWINDSTLLLRMNLAASLTLSKDAPQVKPPTNLALTGSERDLLRAELGKLNDKQRTYLTMISPEFQLA from the coding sequence ATGACCCTGACTCCTTACGCTCAGAACCTGTCCCCGGAGGACGCGGCGCATTTCGTCCGGCGCACACGCTTTGGTGGAACAGATGCCGAAATTCGCGCCCTGGTGGGCAAAGACGCCCGTGCAGTGGCGCGGGCTGCGCTGGACTTCGACCAGACCCGCGCGGCCAGAAACCCCTTCGACCCGGCGACGGGGGCCACCCCGGGGGCCATGATTCAACTGACACGCGCCGGCTGGCTGTACGAGATGATTTACGGCCCGCACCCGCTGCGCGAGAAACTGGCCCTGACCTGGAGCAATCACTTCGTGGTCGGCACCGACAAGGTGCGCAACGAATCGTCGCTGCGGCAGTACCTGACCCTGCTGCGCCGGCACGCCGCCACACGCCGCTTCGAGGAGTTCACGCTGGACGTGGCGAGAACGCCGGCCATGCTGCGTTACCTCGACAACGACCAGAACAGGAAAGGAAAACCGAACGAGAATTTCTCGCGCGAGTTGCTGGAGCTGTTCACCACCGGCATCGGCCATTACACCGAGAAGGACGTGCAGGAGGGGGCCCGCGCCCTGAGCGGCTGGACATTCACGGGCGGACGCGGAAATAAGAATTTTCTGGAGGAAGCCCGCTTCGAGTATCAGAAAAACCGCCACGACCCTGGAGAAAAAACGTATCTGGGACAAACCGGGAAGTTCGAGCCGCAGGATATCGTGCGCCTGGCCGCGCAGCACCCGCAAACAGCCGTGTTCATTGCCCGCAAGTTGCACCGCGCTTTCGTGGCCGACACGCCCGACGAAAAGGCCGTGCAGGGCAGCGCCGAGACGTTTCGCCGCACCCACGGCGACCTGCGCGCCGTGCTGGAGGAACTGCTGTCCAGCGAGGCGTTCTACGGCTCACGCCAGCGCATCATTCGCGGCCCGGTGGAGTACATCGTGGGCGCCCTGCGCACGCTGGGCCGCCCGGAACTGGCCGCCAAACGCCTCGTGAACCTCGCTCAACTCTCGGGACGCATGGGCCAGCAGATTCTGGAACCCGACACCGTCAAAGGCTGGGACGGCGGGCGCGAGTGGATCAACGACAGCACCCTGCTGCTCAGGATGAACCTCGCGGCGTCCCTGACCCTCAGCAAAGACGCGCCGCAGGTCAAACCGCCCACGAACCTGGCCCTGACCGGCAGTGAACGCGACCTGCTGCGGGCCGAGCTGGGCAAGCTGAATGACAAGCAGCGCACGTACCTGACGATGATAAGCCCTGAATTTCAGCTGGCGTAG
- a CDS encoding carbon-nitrogen hydrolase family protein, whose product MSVLRVAAAAYPVDFLNSWEDYQAKLSRWVADAARLGAHLLVFPEYAPLELISLLPPELHHDVLGMRPELQRFLPDFVALHEQLARDFGVTIVAGSYPVAHADGFVNRAYVFSPSGASDFQDKLLMTRFEDEEWLISPGNGVKVFQSQGVQFGVAICYDSEFPHLGRALAEGGAELLVVPSFTGSRAGFTRVRVGSMARALENQCYALHAPLLADAPWTYAVEDAVGQAGIYSPADHGLPDTGIVAEAGWMEAAWLVQDLDFMLIRNVRADGHVLNWRDRHIGQSRVTPAKVVTLD is encoded by the coding sequence ATGTCTGTGCTTCGCGTGGCCGCCGCGGCTTACCCCGTCGATTTCCTGAACTCCTGGGAAGACTACCAGGCAAAACTCTCGCGCTGGGTGGCGGACGCGGCGCGGCTGGGGGCGCATCTGCTGGTGTTTCCGGAGTATGCGCCGCTGGAACTGATCAGCCTGCTGCCCCCGGAACTGCACCATGACGTGCTGGGCATGCGTCCTGAATTGCAGCGCTTTCTGCCGGACTTTGTGGCCCTGCACGAGCAGCTGGCGCGTGACTTCGGCGTAACGATCGTGGCCGGCAGTTACCCCGTAGCGCACGCCGACGGCTTCGTGAACCGGGCCTACGTGTTCAGCCCCAGCGGCGCGAGTGATTTTCAGGACAAGCTGCTCATGACCCGCTTCGAGGACGAAGAGTGGCTGATCAGTCCTGGCAACGGCGTGAAGGTCTTTCAGTCGCAGGGCGTCCAGTTCGGCGTGGCTATCTGCTACGACAGTGAATTCCCGCACCTGGGCCGCGCCCTGGCGGAAGGCGGGGCGGAACTGCTGGTGGTGCCGTCCTTTACCGGGTCGCGAGCCGGTTTCACGCGGGTGCGGGTGGGCAGCATGGCCCGCGCCCTGGAAAACCAGTGTTACGCCCTGCACGCGCCCCTGCTGGCCGACGCTCCGTGGACATACGCCGTGGAGGACGCCGTGGGGCAGGCAGGCATCTACTCGCCTGCCGATCACGGCCTGCCGGACACGGGAATCGTGGCGGAGGCCGGGTGGATGGAAGCGGCGTGGCTGGTGCAAGACCTCGATTTCATGCTGATCCGCAACGTTCGTGCGGATGGGCACGTCCTGAACTGGCGTGACCGGCACATCGGGCAGTCAAGAGTGACACCCGCAAAGGTAGTGACCCTTGATTGA
- a CDS encoding beta strand repeat-containing protein produces MSIKATVGFVLPTLALILSACDGGRSGPVDTSTKVTTLTDSGAGSLRQILTDAKGGDTIKFSTTGTVMLASPLTTSKNVTIDATGVTFDAAGKSRVLEIPAGVAVTLKGGTLKGGVGQVITANVASLSGRSGAMSLEGGSGVRMSAQAETETYGGIIVNKGALTLDSVTVTGGKADFGGGIANAKGATLGLTGTTKVTENTAALSGGGIANKGSITITGGSVSGNTSYYSGAGIVGDIGSTLTMSSGNIDSNTCTYPVTVATDNSVSGCAGGGIYSNGDVTISGGSFSGNKVSYFGGGVTVQVTTDANKNPVIPKLTISGGTFENNKVTDETRGSGGGIWSSGPLTLTGGMVKGNTAPYGGGLGLYGEATVTGGTIQGNTAKVSGGGIEAFTSSTATTIRTLNLGGSASVIGNTASDNSGGIAVSRSKLVMAGGTVSNNTAVNTGGGLVIGGGSSSVIQGGVISGNKVTGEADGGGGVRVHSTATLSISGGEISGNTAIRNGGGVTIGGKVTMTGGSITGNTVTGTDTTKGQGRGGGVHMYSNATFNASGGSISGNTAALQAGGVTIGGAFVDDKGVIVPASKFTLSGAKIENNKVTTGSGGAVYVSGIFDMTSGSISGNTASGTESGQGRGGGVRIGNTGTFTASGGTIASNTAEVQGGGIYVNNSYVDDKGVTIPGGTLNLAGATITGNKATTGSGGGVANGGTFTLQSGSVTTNTSANKGGGVRNFKDAIFKQTGGTVTGNTPDQIQTDQ; encoded by the coding sequence ATGAGTATCAAGGCAACCGTCGGATTCGTTCTTCCTACCCTGGCCCTGATCCTTTCCGCCTGCGACGGTGGTAGGAGCGGCCCGGTGGACACCAGCACCAAAGTCACCACCCTGACCGACAGCGGCGCGGGCAGTCTGCGGCAAATCCTGACCGATGCCAAGGGCGGGGACACCATCAAGTTCAGCACCACTGGAACTGTAATGCTGGCCAGTCCACTCACCACCAGCAAGAATGTCACCATCGACGCGACTGGCGTGACCTTCGACGCTGCCGGAAAAAGCCGCGTGCTGGAAATCCCCGCAGGCGTAGCTGTCACCCTCAAGGGTGGCACCTTGAAAGGCGGTGTCGGCCAGGTCATCACAGCCAACGTGGCCAGCCTGAGCGGGCGTTCCGGGGCGATGAGTCTGGAGGGTGGCTCGGGAGTAAGAATGTCGGCCCAGGCTGAAACTGAAACTTACGGCGGCATCATCGTGAACAAAGGTGCCCTCACGCTCGACAGCGTGACCGTCACGGGCGGAAAAGCCGACTTTGGCGGTGGAATCGCCAATGCCAAAGGCGCGACGCTTGGCCTTACCGGAACAACCAAAGTCACCGAGAATACTGCGGCCTTGTCAGGAGGCGGAATCGCCAATAAAGGTTCCATTACCATCACAGGTGGGAGCGTCAGTGGGAATACCTCCTACTACAGCGGGGCGGGCATTGTGGGGGATATCGGCAGCACCCTCACCATGAGCAGCGGGAACATTGACAGCAACACCTGCACGTACCCCGTAACGGTAGCCACTGACAATTCCGTGAGCGGCTGTGCGGGGGGCGGCATTTACAGCAATGGCGACGTGACCATTTCCGGTGGCAGCTTCAGCGGAAACAAAGTGTCTTACTTTGGCGGTGGCGTGACGGTTCAGGTCACCACGGACGCCAACAAGAATCCGGTAATCCCTAAACTGACCATTTCCGGTGGTACTTTCGAGAACAACAAAGTGACTGATGAAACACGGGGCAGTGGGGGGGGCATCTGGAGCAGCGGCCCACTGACCTTGACGGGCGGCATGGTGAAGGGGAATACCGCCCCATACGGCGGTGGACTGGGCTTATACGGTGAAGCCACAGTTACGGGCGGCACTATTCAGGGCAATACGGCCAAGGTGAGTGGCGGGGGGATCGAGGCCTTCACCTCGTCTACGGCGACCACCATTCGCACCCTGAACCTCGGCGGCAGCGCCAGCGTGATCGGGAATACGGCAAGCGACAACAGCGGCGGTATTGCCGTGAGCCGCAGCAAACTGGTCATGGCCGGTGGTACAGTCAGCAACAATACTGCCGTGAACACCGGGGGTGGTCTAGTTATCGGCGGTGGCTCCAGCAGCGTTATTCAGGGCGGCGTCATCAGCGGTAACAAGGTCACGGGTGAAGCCGATGGCGGCGGTGGCGTGCGCGTGCATTCAACCGCTACACTCAGCATTTCCGGCGGGGAGATCAGCGGTAATACAGCAATTCGTAACGGTGGCGGTGTCACTATTGGCGGGAAAGTAACCATGACCGGGGGCAGCATTACCGGAAACACGGTCACGGGAACCGATACCACGAAAGGACAGGGCCGGGGCGGTGGAGTTCACATGTACTCGAATGCCACGTTTAACGCCAGTGGTGGAAGTATCAGTGGCAATACCGCCGCATTGCAGGCGGGCGGCGTGACCATCGGCGGTGCCTTCGTGGATGACAAGGGCGTGATTGTTCCAGCATCGAAATTCACGCTGTCCGGCGCGAAAATCGAGAATAACAAAGTCACGACAGGCAGTGGCGGCGCAGTGTACGTCAGCGGAATTTTTGATATGACCAGTGGAAGTATCAGCGGAAATACAGCGAGTGGAACGGAAAGCGGGCAGGGCCGGGGCGGAGGCGTACGAATCGGGAACACCGGGACGTTCACGGCCAGTGGCGGCACAATAGCCAGCAACACCGCCGAGGTGCAGGGCGGAGGCATTTACGTGAACAACTCCTACGTGGATGACAAGGGCGTGACCATTCCAGGCGGGACGCTGAATTTGGCGGGCGCAACCATCACTGGGAACAAGGCGACAACAGGCTCAGGTGGGGGTGTTGCCAACGGGGGCACGTTTACCCTGCAAAGCGGCAGCGTCACTACCAACACTTCCGCGAATAAGGGAGGGGGAGTGCGGAACTTCAAGGACGCCATCTTCAAGCAAACGGGCGGCACCGTCACGGGCAACACACCCGATCAGATTCAGACCGATCAGTAG
- a CDS encoding transcriptional regulator, with the protein MPSASATDADDLLRALQKARAWEARGQVQVTVLFPPRDVPTKMMGKLPVLPLRPGAVVKTFTVVKAGPETLAGRAVTRFELTPLNVGAARWRLWVDDAWNVPLGFEERGADGALARQALFQKVNLRLVKGQGPSLSVAPGLRAAVQGAVPGLRVPAGFTPVSVQQKDRRVEVTLSDGLNTLALVLAPRNVKAAPGVASRQVGGRFVWLVGNLPQEALKAALSQVRRVDESALGTFLAPAASKP; encoded by the coding sequence GTGCCCAGTGCGTCGGCCACGGACGCAGACGACCTGCTGCGGGCGCTGCAAAAGGCGCGGGCGTGGGAGGCGCGCGGGCAGGTGCAGGTGACGGTGCTGTTTCCGCCGCGCGACGTGCCCACGAAAATGATGGGGAAATTGCCGGTATTGCCACTGCGTCCGGGGGCAGTAGTGAAAACGTTCACGGTGGTGAAGGCCGGGCCGGAGACGCTGGCGGGCCGGGCGGTGACGCGCTTCGAGTTGACGCCCCTGAACGTGGGGGCGGCGCGCTGGCGCCTGTGGGTGGACGACGCCTGGAATGTCCCGCTGGGGTTCGAGGAGCGCGGGGCAGACGGGGCGCTGGCGCGGCAGGCGCTGTTTCAGAAAGTGAATCTTAGGCTGGTCAAGGGGCAAGGCCCGTCCCTGAGTGTCGCGCCGGGGCTCCGCGCGGCGGTGCAGGGGGCCGTGCCGGGGTTGCGTGTTCCGGCGGGGTTCACGCCCGTGAGCGTGCAGCAAAAGGACAGGCGCGTGGAGGTCACGCTGTCGGATGGGCTGAACACGCTGGCGCTGGTGCTGGCCCCAAGAAACGTGAAGGCCGCGCCGGGCGTGGCGTCCCGCCAGGTGGGGGGGCGGTTCGTGTGGCTGGTGGGGAACCTGCCGCAGGAAGCGCTGAAGGCGGCCCTCAGCCAGGTGCGGCGGGTGGACGAATCGGCCCTGGGAACTTTTCTGGCCCCTGCGGCCTCCAAACCTTGA
- a CDS encoding tetratricopeptide repeat protein, whose product MNSAVATSKPPPVLTVQLVKDTFTLCLAHEPLALPHKWVIFYTLLAVNHNRHISTDEVCDHHPWSRLTPDIAGRDLWRFTRKHEERYFGRRVTHSPTRQATKLFTLLPEVTAHLTFYPDQATVSDHLRSLRQHRNQVAMQLSECTLLLQGGLISQALGRLQHLRTQPLNINDLAHTETLITMCLHELHGAEGTAGQVPVLQHLLRASGLNRLNRARLLIRLARQATLSAQYAEAHGYFEQLRQALLPEDGVEYCWYHVNYGLYLRRTGHLQEAMHHQRLAHDTAQIAQWWHGVFAASYNMAMMHLSAHEQAPPAGKPRHLTQAFDWAMRAYSTAVLTRQPVALADTSVLLGLIEGRRGHLPEARHWLRHSQYRLPDTGEHYPSDQVVYAELARIESTAGNHFLAQWASETAERHEALHPFPDVTP is encoded by the coding sequence GTGAACAGCGCAGTGGCAACATCAAAACCACCCCCGGTTCTGACGGTTCAACTCGTCAAGGACACCTTCACGCTGTGCCTGGCCCACGAACCGCTGGCCCTGCCTCACAAGTGGGTGATCTTCTACACGCTGCTGGCCGTCAACCACAACCGACACATCAGCACCGACGAGGTGTGCGACCACCACCCCTGGAGCCGCCTGACCCCCGACATCGCCGGGCGTGACCTGTGGCGCTTTACCCGCAAGCACGAGGAGCGCTACTTCGGGCGGCGTGTCACCCACAGCCCTACCCGCCAGGCCACCAAACTCTTCACGCTGCTGCCCGAAGTCACCGCCCACCTGACTTTTTACCCGGATCAGGCCACGGTGTCCGATCACCTGCGGTCGCTGCGGCAACACCGTAATCAGGTGGCCATGCAGCTCAGCGAATGCACCCTGCTGCTGCAGGGCGGGCTGATCAGCCAGGCCCTGGGGCGCCTGCAACACCTGAGAACCCAGCCGCTGAACATCAACGACCTGGCCCACACCGAAACCCTGATCACCATGTGCCTGCACGAGTTGCACGGCGCAGAGGGCACCGCTGGGCAGGTGCCGGTGCTGCAACACCTGCTGCGGGCCAGCGGCCTGAACCGCCTCAACCGCGCCCGCCTGCTGATTCGCCTGGCCCGCCAGGCCACCCTCAGCGCCCAGTACGCCGAGGCCCACGGGTACTTCGAGCAGTTGCGTCAGGCGCTGCTGCCCGAAGACGGCGTCGAGTACTGCTGGTACCACGTGAATTACGGCCTGTACCTGCGCCGCACCGGGCACCTGCAGGAAGCCATGCACCACCAGCGCCTGGCCCACGACACCGCTCAGATCGCGCAGTGGTGGCACGGCGTGTTCGCCGCCAGCTATAACATGGCCATGATGCATCTGAGCGCCCACGAGCAGGCCCCCCCTGCCGGCAAACCCCGGCACCTGACGCAGGCCTTCGACTGGGCCATGCGGGCCTACTCCACCGCCGTCCTGACCCGGCAACCCGTGGCGCTGGCCGACACGTCGGTGCTGCTGGGGCTGATCGAGGGACGGCGCGGGCACCTGCCCGAAGCCCGCCACTGGTTGCGGCATTCGCAGTACCGCCTGCCCGATACCGGGGAACACTACCCCAGCGATCAGGTGGTCTACGCCGAGCTGGCCCGCATCGAGAGCACTGCCGGGAATCACTTCCTGGCCCAGTGGGCCAGCGAGACCGCCGAGCGGCATGAGGCCCTTCACCCCTTCCCGGACGTGACCCCATGA
- a CDS encoding endonuclease III domain-containing protein: MKEQLHAEYGERVLEPRRDPMHELISTILSGRTTHADEEAAYFSLRELGDWDAIAAAPVAEVAHAIRRSNYPETKAPRIQAALKQIREQNGSYDLDFLRDLPVKDALKWLTDLPGVGIKTASLLLLFNYARPVFPVDTHVHRINTRVGTIPRMGEQAAHRALLALLPPDPPFLFELHKNLLRHGQQVCQWTRPKCGKCVLQERCDAYALYGDRVPSFSEK, translated from the coding sequence ATGAAAGAACAGCTCCACGCCGAGTACGGCGAGCGGGTGCTGGAGCCCCGGCGCGACCCCATGCACGAACTGATTTCCACCATCCTGTCGGGCCGCACGACCCACGCCGACGAGGAAGCCGCCTACTTCAGCCTGCGCGAACTGGGCGACTGGGACGCTATTGCCGCCGCGCCCGTGGCCGAGGTGGCGCACGCCATCCGGCGCAGCAACTACCCCGAAACGAAAGCCCCGCGCATTCAGGCGGCGCTCAAGCAGATCAGGGAGCAGAATGGCAGTTACGACCTGGATTTCCTGCGCGACCTGCCCGTCAAGGACGCCCTGAAGTGGCTGACCGACCTGCCGGGGGTCGGCATCAAAACCGCCTCGCTGCTGCTGTTGTTCAACTATGCCCGCCCGGTGTTTCCGGTGGACACACACGTTCACCGCATCAACACCCGTGTGGGTACCATTCCGCGCATGGGCGAGCAGGCGGCCCACCGCGCCCTGCTGGCCCTGCTGCCCCCAGACCCACCCTTCCTGTTCGAGCTTCACAAGAACCTGCTGCGGCACGGTCAGCAGGTGTGCCAGTGGACGCGCCCCAAATGCGGCAAGTGTGTTCTGCAAGAGCGCTGCGACGCTTACGCCCTGTACGGCGACCGGGTACCCAGTTTCAGCGAAAAATAG
- a CDS encoding DUF1501 domain-containing protein, with amino-acid sequence MSPTRRDFLKFSALAVAATTGMPGFLARAAAQAGGEKTLVVVQLTGGNDGLNTLVPYSNGAYYAARPRIAVSRQEVLPLTPNLGLHPSLKPLMKLWDDGQLAWMENIGYPNPNRSHFASMAIWHTADPAQAQADGWIGRIAEKIGDPFCASNIGGTTPQALQASEFTLPSIDPLDNFQIRVPANLEGAFNTMLSTPRQGEADYLRRATRQMMKNTARVQANVKKYKDGAVYPDTRFARQLRDAARLIAAGVGQRVLYVSLGGFDTHAGQRAEQDELLATLAGGLSAFQSDLEKQGLSEKVIVMGFSEFGRRVAENDSAGTDHGKGSVMFALGKGVKGGIHGDSPDLEKLSEGDIIYKQDFRGVYAEALNKWLGLSARDILGGDFGGPGWVA; translated from the coding sequence ATGTCCCCAACTCGACGTGATTTTCTTAAATTTTCTGCCCTGGCGGTGGCGGCCACGACCGGTATGCCGGGTTTTCTGGCGCGCGCGGCGGCCCAGGCAGGCGGCGAAAAGACGCTGGTGGTCGTTCAACTTACGGGCGGAAACGACGGGCTGAACACGCTGGTGCCGTACAGCAACGGCGCCTACTACGCGGCGCGCCCCAGAATTGCCGTCAGCCGGCAGGAAGTGCTGCCCCTGACCCCGAACCTGGGCCTGCACCCCAGCCTGAAACCCCTGATGAAGCTGTGGGACGACGGGCAACTGGCCTGGATGGAGAACATCGGTTACCCCAACCCGAACCGCAGTCACTTCGCCAGCATGGCGATCTGGCACACGGCTGACCCCGCGCAGGCGCAAGCGGACGGCTGGATTGGCCGCATTGCCGAGAAAATCGGTGATCCGTTCTGCGCCAGTAACATTGGCGGCACGACCCCGCAGGCCCTTCAGGCATCCGAGTTCACGTTGCCGAGCATCGACCCGCTGGATAATTTTCAAATCAGGGTTCCGGCGAATTTAGAAGGGGCGTTCAACACCATGCTCAGCACCCCGCGTCAGGGCGAGGCCGATTACTTGCGCCGCGCCACGCGCCAGATGATGAAGAACACCGCGCGGGTGCAGGCCAACGTGAAGAAGTACAAAGATGGCGCAGTTTACCCGGACACCCGGTTCGCCCGGCAACTGCGTGACGCGGCCCGCCTGATCGCCGCCGGAGTGGGCCAGCGCGTGCTGTACGTGTCACTGGGCGGCTTCGACACGCACGCCGGGCAACGCGCCGAGCAGGACGAACTCCTCGCCACGCTGGCCGGGGGCCTCAGTGCCTTCCAAAGTGATCTGGAAAAACAGGGCCTGTCCGAGAAAGTCATCGTCATGGGCTTTTCCGAGTTCGGGCGGCGCGTGGCCGAGAACGACAGCGCCGGCACCGACCACGGCAAGGGCAGCGTCATGTTTGCCCTGGGCAAGGGCGTCAAGGGCGGCATTCACGGCGACAGCCCGGATCTGGAGAAACTGTCCGAAGGGGACATCATCTACAAGCAGGACTTCCGGGGTGTGTACGCCGAAGCCCTCAACAAATGGCTGGGCCTCAGCGCCCGCGACATCCTCGGCGGGGACTTCGGGGGGCCGGGGTGGGTGGCGTGA
- the fmt gene encoding methionyl-tRNA formyltransferase yields the protein MTAPRFALPRVAFFGSPAFAVPVLDAIRAEFEVVLVVAQPDKPVGRGLKLTPPAVAARAAELGLALAQPTRLRRNEAFARQLRESGAEVAVTCAYGKILPGSVLSIPRYGFLNTHTSLLPKYRGAAPIQWALIEGETVTGTTIMQTDEGMDTGPILLQEELPVPAEWTSLELSDALSAQAARLIVRALHGLGSLTPRPQDDRAATHAGMLDKEHGFVRWTDTAAQVVNRYRGVAAWPQTTAFLNGARLKLNGLSLTEGHGPPGEVLRVDGAGLTVACGVGAVHIRTVQPEAKKPQPAQVWAPAAGVHPGTRFDLWEPAAS from the coding sequence TTGACCGCTCCCAGGTTCGCTTTGCCCAGGGTGGCCTTCTTCGGTTCCCCCGCCTTCGCGGTGCCGGTGCTGGACGCCATCCGGGCCGAGTTCGAGGTGGTGCTGGTGGTCGCGCAACCGGACAAGCCGGTGGGGCGCGGGCTGAAGTTGACGCCCCCAGCCGTCGCGGCGCGGGCCGCTGAACTGGGGCTTGCGCTGGCCCAGCCCACCAGACTGCGCCGCAACGAGGCTTTTGCCCGGCAGTTGCGGGAGTCCGGGGCGGAGGTGGCGGTGACGTGCGCCTACGGGAAAATCCTGCCCGGCAGCGTGCTGAGCATCCCGCGTTACGGTTTCTTGAACACGCACACCAGCCTGCTGCCGAAATACCGGGGCGCCGCCCCCATCCAGTGGGCCTTGATCGAAGGGGAGACGGTCACGGGCACCACCATCATGCAGACCGACGAGGGCATGGACACCGGCCCCATCCTGCTGCAAGAAGAGTTGCCTGTTCCTGCCGAATGGACGAGCCTGGAACTCTCGGACGCGCTGAGCGCTCAGGCCGCCCGCCTGATCGTGCGGGCCCTGCATGGGCTAGGCAGCCTGACCCCGCGCCCGCAGGATGACCGCGCAGCCACGCACGCCGGCATGCTGGACAAGGAACACGGCTTCGTGCGCTGGACGGACACCGCCGCGCAGGTCGTGAACCGTTACCGGGGGGTGGCCGCCTGGCCCCAGACCACCGCGTTCCTGAACGGCGCACGGTTGAAACTGAACGGGCTGAGCCTGACAGAAGGCCACGGGCCACCCGGCGAGGTGCTGCGCGTGGACGGCGCGGGCCTGACCGTCGCCTGCGGTGTGGGCGCAGTTCACATTAGAACGGTGCAACCGGAAGCGAAAAAGCCCCAGCCTGCCCAGGTGTGGGCACCGGCTGCGGGTGTGCACCCCGGCACGCGTTTCGATCTCTGGGAACCAGCCGCCTCCTGA
- the def gene encoding peptide deformylase, whose amino-acid sequence MRLYGDPILRRKARPLAHTDTLTVPGFEAQTVREVANTMLETMFEQRGVGLAAPQIGLPVRLFVAVEYEDDEEENEGQDDAPLRSRVLREYVMLNPVIKAINKKKDKSYQEGCLSIPGIYEEGVPRTRQISISYTDLEGVHRTMEAEDYLARVFQHETDHLDGKLFLDHLPAEVTDEHRRDLLKIQQASKNFLANLSAWEKEKHRHVRENL is encoded by the coding sequence ATGCGCCTGTACGGCGACCCGATCCTGCGCCGCAAGGCCAGACCCCTGGCGCACACCGACACCCTGACCGTGCCGGGGTTCGAGGCGCAGACGGTGCGCGAGGTGGCGAACACCATGCTGGAAACCATGTTCGAGCAGCGCGGCGTGGGCCTGGCCGCCCCGCAGATCGGGCTGCCGGTGCGGCTGTTCGTGGCGGTGGAGTACGAGGACGACGAGGAAGAAAACGAGGGCCAGGACGACGCCCCCCTGCGCTCGCGGGTGCTGCGCGAGTACGTGATGCTGAACCCGGTCATCAAGGCCATCAACAAGAAGAAAGACAAGTCGTACCAGGAGGGCTGCCTGAGCATCCCCGGCATCTACGAGGAAGGCGTGCCGCGCACCCGCCAGATCAGCATTTCCTACACCGACCTGGAAGGCGTGCACCGAACCATGGAGGCCGAGGACTACCTGGCCCGCGTGTTCCAGCACGAAACCGACCACCTGGACGGCAAGCTGTTCCTGGATCACCTGCCCGCCGAGGTCACTGACGAGCACCGCCGCGACCTCCTGAAAATTCAGCAGGCCAGCAAGAATTTCCTGGCGAACCTCAGCGCCTGGGAGAAAGAAAAACACAGGCACGTCCGGGAGAACCTTTGA
- a CDS encoding RNA polymerase sigma factor, with protein sequence MTLSDALSQLDDAALARLAVRDDHAFEALVNRHAAGVHRLAANTVGSGAADDVVQEVFIAVHKGLKGFRGEAQFSTWLHRIALNACYKALQARQNVPFEDVLEPPAPHSPVRSSEQADIRDRLAAALQSLPQEQREAVTLREISGLDYAEIAAVTGAELGTVKSRINRGRAALREWLTQAGLKP encoded by the coding sequence GTGACCTTGAGTGATGCCCTTTCGCAACTGGACGACGCGGCCCTCGCCAGGCTGGCCGTGCGCGACGACCACGCCTTCGAGGCGCTGGTGAACCGTCACGCGGCGGGCGTTCACCGGCTGGCGGCGAACACCGTGGGTTCCGGCGCGGCAGACGACGTGGTGCAGGAGGTGTTTATCGCCGTGCATAAAGGCCTGAAAGGCTTCCGGGGCGAGGCGCAGTTCAGCACCTGGCTGCACCGCATCGCCCTGAACGCGTGTTACAAGGCTTTGCAGGCCCGGCAGAACGTTCCTTTCGAGGACGTGCTGGAACCGCCCGCGCCGCACAGCCCGGTACGCAGCAGCGAGCAGGCAGATATCCGTGACCGGCTGGCTGCCGCGTTGCAATCTTTGCCGCAGGAGCAGCGCGAGGCCGTGACCCTGCGCGAGATTTCCGGCCTGGACTACGCCGAGATCGCCGCCGTAACTGGTGCAGAACTGGGCACCGTGAAAAGCCGCATCAACCGGGGCCGCGCCGCCCTGCGCGAGTGGCTTACGCAAGCCGGGTTGAAACCATGA